The genomic region TGCAATTGCACCTTCTGCACCAAGCGCGGCGCGCTGTGGGCCTATTGCGAGCCCGATCAGTTCCGCCTGCTCACGCCCATGCGCAACGGGCAGCAATATTCACCGACCACCCCGGAAAACAGGCACTATTTTTGCCCCACCTGCGGCTGCACCACCTTCTCGGACAATCCCGATTATTCCGACTTCGCCTCCGGCGATTGGGAAGCCGCCGAGGCCAATTTCGACCCCACCCGCCGCCGTATCTCGATCAATCTCTGGATACTCGACGATTTCGACGTTGAAGCCCTTCCCATCGAACATCTCGATGGCCGCAATCAGTGGTAATCTACATCCGCACCAGAGCCAGCAGCACCAGCCCCACCCCGGCCATCACCAGCGCGCCCATGCGCAACTGGTTGGTGGGCATGGTCAGAACCTGCGCGATCATGCGCTTCATCTGTTCGGGAAACGCCGCGTAAAGCAGCCCTTCGAGAACGATCGCCAGCGCCAGCGCCGCAAAAAGGTCGGTCACTGAAAATCCTCCAAACAAAAAAGGCGCGCCCCGCAAGGCGCGCCTTCGTTTCTGCTTTGGCCTGTTACTGAGCCGGTGCCGGCGTCTCTGCCGCAGGTGCCTCTTCGGCCGGCACTTGCTCGAGCGAAGGCTCGTCGAGCACGTCGACCTCTTCGGCCGCCGGATCGGTCTCGGTCGCCGGCGCTTGGCCTTCGGGCAGCACTTCGGTTCCGAGGTTTTCCGTCTCGATCAGCGTTTCGAGGTTCTGCACCTCGGTTTCGAGATCGGACGCCTCGTCTTCGCCCG from Pelagibacterium sp. 26DY04 harbors:
- a CDS encoding GFA family protein; translated protein: MTIKGSCHCGATKFEIDFTPQTATRCNCTFCTKRGALWAYCEPDQFRLLTPMRNGQQYSPTTPENRHYFCPTCGCTTFSDNPDYSDFASGDWEAAEANFDPTRRRISINLWILDDFDVEALPIEHLDGRNQW
- a CDS encoding DUF2065 domain-containing protein; translation: MTDLFAALALAIVLEGLLYAAFPEQMKRMIAQVLTMPTNQLRMGALVMAGVGLVLLALVRM